In Excalfactoria chinensis isolate bCotChi1 chromosome 20, bCotChi1.hap2, whole genome shotgun sequence, a genomic segment contains:
- the PLEKHM2 gene encoding pleckstrin homology domain-containing family M member 2 isoform X2, which translates to MEPAEVKDRILENISLSVKKLQSYFAACEDETPAIRNHDKVLQRLCEHLDHALLYGLQDLSSGYWVLVVHFTRREAIKQIEVLQHVATNLGRSRAWLYLALNENSLESYLRLFQENLSLLHKYYVKNALVCSHDHLTLFLTLVSGLEFIRFDLDLDAPYLDLAPYMPDYYKPQYLLDFEDRLPSSMHGSDSLSLNSFNSVTSTNLEWDDSAIAPSSEDYDFGDVFPAMQTMPSRDWEDGDLTDTLSCPHSTASEANGSKASMKSPTQRYNPFNEEKADVLSSTETTPVHSASQEKAEATPEGTDQSESCTELEVIRLAKKKKTGKKKKAKPEEPVNTAVPAAPETSTHQSSGDSDVNGLSDRGDVQRDDDPTAPAGEPSPGGQEEGHERSALSQLALHIPEMKDTSMESVGQPLSKVMDRLNGQLDPAGWSAPLEPPRQSFRTGTPGESPDGSSSGDFSDGISAPMDFYRFTVESPNAAAPGGGHHDAPGPGQPPHVSGSPEAPKEEEESREGKAVGAVEESEGVSSEPQTAQMETINPEAVGETKKEQPSPSLSSAEDSGVEEGQGSPSELTHPSEFRVDNNHLLLLMIHVFRENEEQLFRMIRMSTGHMEGNLQLVYVLLTDCYVYLIRKGAAEKPYMVEEAVSYNELDYISVGLDQQTVTLVCTNRRKQFLLDTADVALTEFFLVSLKSAMIKGCREPPYPSVLTDATMEKLALAKFVAQESKCEACDVVVRFYGLVHWEDPMDEALGPSPSSYSSAENAVTKDGILHYKAGTSYLGKEQWKTCFVVLSNGILYQYPDRTDVTPLLSINMGGEQCGGCRRSNTTDRPHSFQVILTDRPSLELSADNEEDMADWMQYFCQAVSKGVIPQGVAPTPCVPCCLVLTDEKAFTCHEDCQTSFFRSLGTVELTDITSISTEANKEYCILEFAQDHKQFLPPWVLYFSCTTELERFLSALNAAWRNKFQVDLLHKAILDAAVKKKCEDAQSLINSAWQRSDSLCRGRAERDPWC; encoded by the exons ATGGAGCCGGCCGAGGTGAAGGACCGCATCCTGGAGAACATCTCGCTCTCCGTGAAGAAG ctgcagagctacTTTGCTGCCTGTGAGGATGAGACCCCGGCCATCAGAAACCACGACAAGGTCCTGCAGCGGCTCTGCGAGCACCTGGACCACGCTCTGCTCTATGG GTTGCAAGATCTTTCCTCGGGTTACTGGGTGCTGGTTGTTCACTTCACCCGCCGTGAAGCCATCAAACAGATAGAAGTGCTCCAACACGTGGCCACCAACCTGGGACGTA gcCGAGCATGGCTGTACCTTGCCCTCAATGAAAACTCTTTGGAGAGCTACTTGAGGCTGTTCCAGGAGAACCTAAGCCTGCTGCACAAGTACTATGTCAA GAACGCCCTGGTTTGCAGCCATGATCACCTGACCTTGTTCTTAACGCTGGTGTCTGGGCTGGAGTTCATCCGCTTTGACTTGGATCTG GACGCTCCTTACCTGGATCTGGCCCCGTACATGCCAGATTACTACAAACCTCAGTACCTGCTGGACTTTGAGGACCGCCTGCCCAGCTCCATGCATGGCTCAGACAGTCTGTCTCTCAACTCCTTCAACTCTGTCACCTCCACCAACCTGGAGTGGGATGACAGTGCCATTGCTCCATCCAGTGAAG ATTATGATTTTGGAGATGTCTTTCCAGCAATGCAGACCATGCCCAGCAGAGACTGGGAAG ATGGGGACCTCACAGACACGCTCAGCTGCCCACACTCCACTGCCTCAGAAGCAAATGGCAGCAAAGCCTCCATGAAAAGCCCCACGCAGCGTTACAACCCCTTCAACGAGGAGAAAGCCGACGTGCTGTCCTCCACTGAGACCACCCCGGTGCACTCAGCTTCCCAGGAGAAGGCAGAAGCCACCCCTGAAGGAACGGACCAGTCcgagagctgcacagagctggaggTCATCAG GTTAgccaagaagaagaaaacaggcaagaagaagaaagcaaagccagagGAGCCAGTGAACACAGCTGTGCCCGCGGCGCCCGAGACCAGCACACATCAGAGCAGTGGAGACAGCGATGTGAACGGGCTGAGTGACAGAGGAGACGTGCAGAGGGACGATGatcccacagccccagctgggGAGCCGAGCCCGGGCGGGCAGGAGGAGGGACACGAGCGCTCTGCCCTCAGCCAGCTGGCTCTGCACATCCCCGAAATGAAGGACACGTCCATGGAGAGCGTGGGGCAGCCGCTGAGCAAGGTGATGGACAGGCTGAACGGGCAGCTGGACCCCGCTGGTTGGAGCGCGCCCCTCGAGCCGCCCAGGCAGTCCTTTCGGACCGGCACGCCAGGGGAGAGCCCAGATGGATCGTCCTCTGGCGACTTTAGCGACGGGATTTCAGCCCCCATGGACTTCTACCGCTTTACCGTCGAGAGTCCAAATGCTGCTGCACCAGGTGGTGGCCACCATGACGCTCCAGGGCCTGGCCAACCGCCACATGTTTCTGGTAGCCCTGAGGCTcctaaagaagaagaagaaagcagagagggaaaagcagTTGGGGCAGTAGAAGAGTCTGAAGGAGTGAGCAGTGAACCTCAAACTGCCCAGATGGAGACCATCAATCCCGAGGCTGTTGGTGAGACAAAGAAGGAGCAGCCCAGCCCTTCCTTGAGCAGTGCTGAGGATTCTGGTGTGGAGGAAGGTCAGGGCAGCCCTTCTGAGCTCACCCATCCCTCGGAGTTCAG GGTGGACAACAACCATCTGCTCCTGCTGATGATCCACGTCTTCCGGGAGAATGAGGAACAGTTGTTCAGG ATGATCCGGATGAGCACCGGGCACATGGAGGGGAACCTGCAGCTGGTCTACGTCCTGCTGACAGATTGCTACGTGTACCTGATCCGGAAAG GGGCAGCAGAGAAGCCATACATGGTGGAGGAGGCCGTTTCCTATAATGAGCTCGACTACATTTCG GTTGGGCTGGATCAGCAGACGGTGACGCTGGTGTGCACCAATCGGAGGAAGCAGTTCCTGCTGGACACTGCAGACGTGGCTCTCACAGA GTTCTTCTTGGTCTCCTTGAAGTCAGCCATGATCAAGGGGTGCCGGGAGCCCCCGTACCCCAGTGTCCTCACAGATGCCACCATGGAGAAACTGGCACTTGCAAAATTTGTGGCTCAGGAGTCCAAGTGTGAG GCCTGTGATGTGGTGGTGCGTTTCTATGGCCTCGTACACTGGGAGGACCCCATGGATGAGGCGCTGGGACCTTCTCCCAGTAgctacagctctgctgaaaacgCAGTCACAAAGGATGGCATTCTGCACTACAAGGCCGGCACCTCGTACCTGGGCAAGGAGCAGTGGAAGACCTGCTTCGTGGTGCTCAG CAATGGGATCTTGTACCAGTACCCCGACCGCACAGACGTCACACCTCTGCTTTCCATCAACATGGG cgGTGAGCAGTGCGGGGGATGCCGGCGCTCCAACACCACCGACCGGCCCCACTCCTTCCAGGTGATCCTGACAGACCGGCCCTCCCTGGAGCTGAGCGCTGACAACGAGGAGGACATGGCCgactggatgcagtacttctGCCAGGCCGTCTCCAAAGGG GTTATCCCTCAGGGTGTAGCCCCCACGCCATGTGTCCCGTGCTGCCTGGTGCTGACAGACGAGAAGGCCTTCACCTGTCACGAGGATTGCCAGACCAGCTTCTTCCGCTCGCTGGGCACGGTGGAGCTGACAGACATCACCTCCATCTCCACGGAGGCCAACAAGGAATACTGCATCCTG GAGTTTGCTCAGGACCACAAGCAGTTCCTGCCTCCCTGGGTGCTCTATTTCAGTTGCACTACAGAACTGGAGAGGTTCCTCTCAGCACTGAACGCCGCGTGGAGGAACAAATTCCAG GTCGACCTCCTGCACAAGGCCATTCTGGATGCGGCCGTCAAGAAGAAATGTGAGGACGCTCAGAGCCTCATCAACAGCGCCTGGCAGCGCAGCGACAGCCTGTGCCGTGGGCGGGCAGAGCGAGACCCCTGGTGTTAG
- the PLEKHM2 gene encoding pleckstrin homology domain-containing family M member 2 isoform X1: MEPAEVKDRILENISLSVKKLQSYFAACEDETPAIRNHDKVLQRLCEHLDHALLYGLQDLSSGYWVLVVHFTRREAIKQIEVLQHVATNLGRSRAWLYLALNENSLESYLRLFQENLSLLHKYYVKNALVCSHDHLTLFLTLVSGLEFIRFDLDLDAPYLDLAPYMPDYYKPQYLLDFEDRLPSSMHGSDSLSLNSFNSVTSTNLEWDDSAIAPSSEDGDLTDTLSCPHSTASEANGSKASMKSPTQRYNPFNEEKADVLSSTETTPVHSASQEKAEATPEGTDQSESCTELEVIRLAKKKKTGKKKKAKPEEPVNTAVPAAPETSTHQSSGDSDVNGLSDRGDVQRDDDPTAPAGEPSPGGQEEGHERSALSQLALHIPEMKDTSMESVGQPLSKVMDRLNGQLDPAGWSAPLEPPRQSFRTGTPGESPDGSSSGDFSDGISAPMDFYRFTVESPNAAAPGGGHHDAPGPGQPPHVSGSPEAPKEEEESREGKAVGAVEESEGVSSEPQTAQMETINPEAVGETKKEQPSPSLSSAEDSGVEEGQGSPSELTHPSEFRVDNNHLLLLMIHVFRENEEQLFRMIRMSTGHMEGNLQLVYVLLTDCYVYLIRKGAAEKPYMVEEAVSYNELDYISVGLDQQTVTLVCTNRRKQFLLDTADVALTEFFLVSLKSAMIKGCREPPYPSVLTDATMEKLALAKFVAQESKCEACDVVVRFYGLVHWEDPMDEALGPSPSSYSSAENAVTKDGILHYKAGTSYLGKEQWKTCFVVLSNGILYQYPDRTDVTPLLSINMGGEQCGGCRRSNTTDRPHSFQVILTDRPSLELSADNEEDMADWMQYFCQAVSKGVIPQGVAPTPCVPCCLVLTDEKAFTCHEDCQTSFFRSLGTVELTDITSISTEANKEYCILEFAQDHKQFLPPWVLYFSCTTELERFLSALNAAWRNKFQVDLLHKAILDAAVKKKCEDAQSLINSAWQRSDSLCRGRAERDPWC, encoded by the exons ATGGAGCCGGCCGAGGTGAAGGACCGCATCCTGGAGAACATCTCGCTCTCCGTGAAGAAG ctgcagagctacTTTGCTGCCTGTGAGGATGAGACCCCGGCCATCAGAAACCACGACAAGGTCCTGCAGCGGCTCTGCGAGCACCTGGACCACGCTCTGCTCTATGG GTTGCAAGATCTTTCCTCGGGTTACTGGGTGCTGGTTGTTCACTTCACCCGCCGTGAAGCCATCAAACAGATAGAAGTGCTCCAACACGTGGCCACCAACCTGGGACGTA gcCGAGCATGGCTGTACCTTGCCCTCAATGAAAACTCTTTGGAGAGCTACTTGAGGCTGTTCCAGGAGAACCTAAGCCTGCTGCACAAGTACTATGTCAA GAACGCCCTGGTTTGCAGCCATGATCACCTGACCTTGTTCTTAACGCTGGTGTCTGGGCTGGAGTTCATCCGCTTTGACTTGGATCTG GACGCTCCTTACCTGGATCTGGCCCCGTACATGCCAGATTACTACAAACCTCAGTACCTGCTGGACTTTGAGGACCGCCTGCCCAGCTCCATGCATGGCTCAGACAGTCTGTCTCTCAACTCCTTCAACTCTGTCACCTCCACCAACCTGGAGTGGGATGACAGTGCCATTGCTCCATCCAGTGAAG ATGGGGACCTCACAGACACGCTCAGCTGCCCACACTCCACTGCCTCAGAAGCAAATGGCAGCAAAGCCTCCATGAAAAGCCCCACGCAGCGTTACAACCCCTTCAACGAGGAGAAAGCCGACGTGCTGTCCTCCACTGAGACCACCCCGGTGCACTCAGCTTCCCAGGAGAAGGCAGAAGCCACCCCTGAAGGAACGGACCAGTCcgagagctgcacagagctggaggTCATCAG GTTAgccaagaagaagaaaacaggcaagaagaagaaagcaaagccagagGAGCCAGTGAACACAGCTGTGCCCGCGGCGCCCGAGACCAGCACACATCAGAGCAGTGGAGACAGCGATGTGAACGGGCTGAGTGACAGAGGAGACGTGCAGAGGGACGATGatcccacagccccagctgggGAGCCGAGCCCGGGCGGGCAGGAGGAGGGACACGAGCGCTCTGCCCTCAGCCAGCTGGCTCTGCACATCCCCGAAATGAAGGACACGTCCATGGAGAGCGTGGGGCAGCCGCTGAGCAAGGTGATGGACAGGCTGAACGGGCAGCTGGACCCCGCTGGTTGGAGCGCGCCCCTCGAGCCGCCCAGGCAGTCCTTTCGGACCGGCACGCCAGGGGAGAGCCCAGATGGATCGTCCTCTGGCGACTTTAGCGACGGGATTTCAGCCCCCATGGACTTCTACCGCTTTACCGTCGAGAGTCCAAATGCTGCTGCACCAGGTGGTGGCCACCATGACGCTCCAGGGCCTGGCCAACCGCCACATGTTTCTGGTAGCCCTGAGGCTcctaaagaagaagaagaaagcagagagggaaaagcagTTGGGGCAGTAGAAGAGTCTGAAGGAGTGAGCAGTGAACCTCAAACTGCCCAGATGGAGACCATCAATCCCGAGGCTGTTGGTGAGACAAAGAAGGAGCAGCCCAGCCCTTCCTTGAGCAGTGCTGAGGATTCTGGTGTGGAGGAAGGTCAGGGCAGCCCTTCTGAGCTCACCCATCCCTCGGAGTTCAG GGTGGACAACAACCATCTGCTCCTGCTGATGATCCACGTCTTCCGGGAGAATGAGGAACAGTTGTTCAGG ATGATCCGGATGAGCACCGGGCACATGGAGGGGAACCTGCAGCTGGTCTACGTCCTGCTGACAGATTGCTACGTGTACCTGATCCGGAAAG GGGCAGCAGAGAAGCCATACATGGTGGAGGAGGCCGTTTCCTATAATGAGCTCGACTACATTTCG GTTGGGCTGGATCAGCAGACGGTGACGCTGGTGTGCACCAATCGGAGGAAGCAGTTCCTGCTGGACACTGCAGACGTGGCTCTCACAGA GTTCTTCTTGGTCTCCTTGAAGTCAGCCATGATCAAGGGGTGCCGGGAGCCCCCGTACCCCAGTGTCCTCACAGATGCCACCATGGAGAAACTGGCACTTGCAAAATTTGTGGCTCAGGAGTCCAAGTGTGAG GCCTGTGATGTGGTGGTGCGTTTCTATGGCCTCGTACACTGGGAGGACCCCATGGATGAGGCGCTGGGACCTTCTCCCAGTAgctacagctctgctgaaaacgCAGTCACAAAGGATGGCATTCTGCACTACAAGGCCGGCACCTCGTACCTGGGCAAGGAGCAGTGGAAGACCTGCTTCGTGGTGCTCAG CAATGGGATCTTGTACCAGTACCCCGACCGCACAGACGTCACACCTCTGCTTTCCATCAACATGGG cgGTGAGCAGTGCGGGGGATGCCGGCGCTCCAACACCACCGACCGGCCCCACTCCTTCCAGGTGATCCTGACAGACCGGCCCTCCCTGGAGCTGAGCGCTGACAACGAGGAGGACATGGCCgactggatgcagtacttctGCCAGGCCGTCTCCAAAGGG GTTATCCCTCAGGGTGTAGCCCCCACGCCATGTGTCCCGTGCTGCCTGGTGCTGACAGACGAGAAGGCCTTCACCTGTCACGAGGATTGCCAGACCAGCTTCTTCCGCTCGCTGGGCACGGTGGAGCTGACAGACATCACCTCCATCTCCACGGAGGCCAACAAGGAATACTGCATCCTG GAGTTTGCTCAGGACCACAAGCAGTTCCTGCCTCCCTGGGTGCTCTATTTCAGTTGCACTACAGAACTGGAGAGGTTCCTCTCAGCACTGAACGCCGCGTGGAGGAACAAATTCCAG GTCGACCTCCTGCACAAGGCCATTCTGGATGCGGCCGTCAAGAAGAAATGTGAGGACGCTCAGAGCCTCATCAACAGCGCCTGGCAGCGCAGCGACAGCCTGTGCCGTGGGCGGGCAGAGCGAGACCCCTGGTGTTAG
- the PLEKHM2 gene encoding pleckstrin homology domain-containing family M member 2 isoform X3 → MPDYYKPQYLLDFEDRLPSSMHGSDSLSLNSFNSVTSTNLEWDDSAIAPSSEDYDFGDVFPAMQTMPSRDWEDGDLTDTLSCPHSTASEANGSKASMKSPTQRYNPFNEEKADVLSSTETTPVHSASQEKAEATPEGTDQSESCTELEVIRLAKKKKTGKKKKAKPEEPVNTAVPAAPETSTHQSSGDSDVNGLSDRGDVQRDDDPTAPAGEPSPGGQEEGHERSALSQLALHIPEMKDTSMESVGQPLSKVMDRLNGQLDPAGWSAPLEPPRQSFRTGTPGESPDGSSSGDFSDGISAPMDFYRFTVESPNAAAPGGGHHDAPGPGQPPHVSGSPEAPKEEEESREGKAVGAVEESEGVSSEPQTAQMETINPEAVGETKKEQPSPSLSSAEDSGVEEGQGSPSELTHPSEFRVDNNHLLLLMIHVFRENEEQLFRMIRMSTGHMEGNLQLVYVLLTDCYVYLIRKGAAEKPYMVEEAVSYNELDYISVGLDQQTVTLVCTNRRKQFLLDTADVALTEFFLVSLKSAMIKGCREPPYPSVLTDATMEKLALAKFVAQESKCEACDVVVRFYGLVHWEDPMDEALGPSPSSYSSAENAVTKDGILHYKAGTSYLGKEQWKTCFVVLSNGILYQYPDRTDVTPLLSINMGGEQCGGCRRSNTTDRPHSFQVILTDRPSLELSADNEEDMADWMQYFCQAVSKGVIPQGVAPTPCVPCCLVLTDEKAFTCHEDCQTSFFRSLGTVELTDITSISTEANKEYCILEFAQDHKQFLPPWVLYFSCTTELERFLSALNAAWRNKFQVDLLHKAILDAAVKKKCEDAQSLINSAWQRSDSLCRGRAERDPWC, encoded by the exons ATGCCAGATTACTACAAACCTCAGTACCTGCTGGACTTTGAGGACCGCCTGCCCAGCTCCATGCATGGCTCAGACAGTCTGTCTCTCAACTCCTTCAACTCTGTCACCTCCACCAACCTGGAGTGGGATGACAGTGCCATTGCTCCATCCAGTGAAG ATTATGATTTTGGAGATGTCTTTCCAGCAATGCAGACCATGCCCAGCAGAGACTGGGAAG ATGGGGACCTCACAGACACGCTCAGCTGCCCACACTCCACTGCCTCAGAAGCAAATGGCAGCAAAGCCTCCATGAAAAGCCCCACGCAGCGTTACAACCCCTTCAACGAGGAGAAAGCCGACGTGCTGTCCTCCACTGAGACCACCCCGGTGCACTCAGCTTCCCAGGAGAAGGCAGAAGCCACCCCTGAAGGAACGGACCAGTCcgagagctgcacagagctggaggTCATCAG GTTAgccaagaagaagaaaacaggcaagaagaagaaagcaaagccagagGAGCCAGTGAACACAGCTGTGCCCGCGGCGCCCGAGACCAGCACACATCAGAGCAGTGGAGACAGCGATGTGAACGGGCTGAGTGACAGAGGAGACGTGCAGAGGGACGATGatcccacagccccagctgggGAGCCGAGCCCGGGCGGGCAGGAGGAGGGACACGAGCGCTCTGCCCTCAGCCAGCTGGCTCTGCACATCCCCGAAATGAAGGACACGTCCATGGAGAGCGTGGGGCAGCCGCTGAGCAAGGTGATGGACAGGCTGAACGGGCAGCTGGACCCCGCTGGTTGGAGCGCGCCCCTCGAGCCGCCCAGGCAGTCCTTTCGGACCGGCACGCCAGGGGAGAGCCCAGATGGATCGTCCTCTGGCGACTTTAGCGACGGGATTTCAGCCCCCATGGACTTCTACCGCTTTACCGTCGAGAGTCCAAATGCTGCTGCACCAGGTGGTGGCCACCATGACGCTCCAGGGCCTGGCCAACCGCCACATGTTTCTGGTAGCCCTGAGGCTcctaaagaagaagaagaaagcagagagggaaaagcagTTGGGGCAGTAGAAGAGTCTGAAGGAGTGAGCAGTGAACCTCAAACTGCCCAGATGGAGACCATCAATCCCGAGGCTGTTGGTGAGACAAAGAAGGAGCAGCCCAGCCCTTCCTTGAGCAGTGCTGAGGATTCTGGTGTGGAGGAAGGTCAGGGCAGCCCTTCTGAGCTCACCCATCCCTCGGAGTTCAG GGTGGACAACAACCATCTGCTCCTGCTGATGATCCACGTCTTCCGGGAGAATGAGGAACAGTTGTTCAGG ATGATCCGGATGAGCACCGGGCACATGGAGGGGAACCTGCAGCTGGTCTACGTCCTGCTGACAGATTGCTACGTGTACCTGATCCGGAAAG GGGCAGCAGAGAAGCCATACATGGTGGAGGAGGCCGTTTCCTATAATGAGCTCGACTACATTTCG GTTGGGCTGGATCAGCAGACGGTGACGCTGGTGTGCACCAATCGGAGGAAGCAGTTCCTGCTGGACACTGCAGACGTGGCTCTCACAGA GTTCTTCTTGGTCTCCTTGAAGTCAGCCATGATCAAGGGGTGCCGGGAGCCCCCGTACCCCAGTGTCCTCACAGATGCCACCATGGAGAAACTGGCACTTGCAAAATTTGTGGCTCAGGAGTCCAAGTGTGAG GCCTGTGATGTGGTGGTGCGTTTCTATGGCCTCGTACACTGGGAGGACCCCATGGATGAGGCGCTGGGACCTTCTCCCAGTAgctacagctctgctgaaaacgCAGTCACAAAGGATGGCATTCTGCACTACAAGGCCGGCACCTCGTACCTGGGCAAGGAGCAGTGGAAGACCTGCTTCGTGGTGCTCAG CAATGGGATCTTGTACCAGTACCCCGACCGCACAGACGTCACACCTCTGCTTTCCATCAACATGGG cgGTGAGCAGTGCGGGGGATGCCGGCGCTCCAACACCACCGACCGGCCCCACTCCTTCCAGGTGATCCTGACAGACCGGCCCTCCCTGGAGCTGAGCGCTGACAACGAGGAGGACATGGCCgactggatgcagtacttctGCCAGGCCGTCTCCAAAGGG GTTATCCCTCAGGGTGTAGCCCCCACGCCATGTGTCCCGTGCTGCCTGGTGCTGACAGACGAGAAGGCCTTCACCTGTCACGAGGATTGCCAGACCAGCTTCTTCCGCTCGCTGGGCACGGTGGAGCTGACAGACATCACCTCCATCTCCACGGAGGCCAACAAGGAATACTGCATCCTG GAGTTTGCTCAGGACCACAAGCAGTTCCTGCCTCCCTGGGTGCTCTATTTCAGTTGCACTACAGAACTGGAGAGGTTCCTCTCAGCACTGAACGCCGCGTGGAGGAACAAATTCCAG GTCGACCTCCTGCACAAGGCCATTCTGGATGCGGCCGTCAAGAAGAAATGTGAGGACGCTCAGAGCCTCATCAACAGCGCCTGGCAGCGCAGCGACAGCCTGTGCCGTGGGCGGGCAGAGCGAGACCCCTGGTGTTAG